In the genome of Microcoleus vaginatus PCC 9802, the window GCACAAACAGCCACTGTTAAACTGTTTCTCAGGGCAACTAAAATCCGCGTATCGCTAAATAATTTAACGTACCAATCTAAAGTAAATCCTTCCCAGCCGGCGCTAAAACGCGATTTGTTAAAGCTGTAAAATGTGAGTACCAGGATGGGCAGGTACATATAAAAAAACATCAAAACGGCAAATATTACCTGCCAAGAAATCTTAAATTTAGGTTTTAAGTACATATCGGCTTGTATTTCCTCCTGTGGATTTTCTGCTGTCTTTTCCATTTCTCGGTAATCGGTAATTGGTAATGGGTAATTGGTAATTGGTTAGGATTGTTTTCTTTCTTCTTCCTTCTTCCTTCTTCCTTCTTCCTTCAACATCCTAAATTGCATTACGATCGCCATATTTGAGCAAAAGGGCAATTCCGATACTCACTGCAAAGATTAATACCATACTCAAAGCCGAACCCAGCCCCCAATTTTGAGTCGCCCCCAAAAACTGATTGTAAATCAAACGAGCCGCCGTCATGCTCGAAGCTCCACCGAGCAACTCCGGATCGACAAAATCGCCCAAACTGCTAATAAATACTAGCAAAGAACCCGCAGCAATTCCTGGCATAGTCTGAGGTACTGTCACTTTCCAGAAAGTTTCCACTGGATTCGCACCCAAATCCTGAGATGCTTCTAGTAACCTGCGGTCTAACTTTTCCAAAGAAGCGTAAAGAATTGTCACGATATAAGGCAAATAACTGTAAGCCATGCCGATTAAAACTGCGGAACTTTGATTAAGCAATTCCAGAGGAGGAATGCCTACAAGTGCCAGCAGCGAGTTGAGAACCCCCGTAGGACGCAGAATTGTAATCCAAGCATACGATCGCAACAGCGAAGAAGTCCACAGCGGCAACACAAAGCCTAACAAAGTTAAATTTCGCCACTTTTTCGAGACATTGAGGGCGATCCAGTAAGCGACGGGAAATCCCAGTAGCAAACACAGAATAGTAGTCCCCGTTGCGAAAAAGAGCGATCGACCCATTACCTGCAAATTCAGCGGCTCAAACACTCGCAGGTAGTTGCCGATTCCCGAAGGATTAACCAAATCTCCCGGTTTAATATTCGGCACCAAACTAAGCTGAAAAATCACCAGAGTTGGTATGACTAATAATAAAAGCAGCAACAAGCCAGAAGGGCCGAGCAATGTCAGCGGGCCTGTCCACGCCGACCACGGGGAAACAGTTTCAGCCTTCAAGGGAGAATTGGGAGGAATAGGAGGGGGAGTTCTAGTTGAAACAGCCATAGATCAATTTTTTTGAGTTTTTAACCGCTGATTAACGCGCATATAATACGGATAGAGTGGGCGACCGGCTGTACGGGGGCGGGTTTATGTAAATATTGGGTGAAAATCAGAGATTGTGTGTAAAACCCGCCCTACTTTTGATGATTAGCCGCTGGTTAATTGAGTCCAATAGCGATCGTACACTTCCATAAATTTGCCTACCGGAGCCACACCTTCGCACTTTTTCAAAACCGCTTCCGAAGGGAAAAGAATGTCGTTTTCGCGCACTTCCGGCGGCAACAAACTAAAAGCATCTTCCGAAGGAGTTGAAAAACTGAGCCGCTCTACTAAAGAAGCCGCGACATCGGGTTGCAGCATAAAGTTAATCCATTTATAAGCTGCTTCGGGATTGGGAGAACCTTTAGGAATTACTAAAGTGTCAGTCCACAGAGAAGAACCGCTTTTGGGGACGACATACTTCAATTTATCGTTATCTGAAATTACTTCATTAGCATCAGAAGAATAACACATAGCTACCTTCAAATCCCCCGTCAGCATTTGCGGCCGCCAAGCATCAGTAGTAAAAGATGCGATCGCCGGTTTGAGTTCCACCAACTTTTCGTAAGCTTGTTTCACTTGCTCTTGGTTCGTAGAATTCAGAGAATAGCCCAGCATCCGCAACGCAGCGCCCATGACTTCTCGAACATCACTCGCCAGCGTCATTCGCTTTGCTAACTCCTGTTTGTGCTGCCACAAATACTCCCAATCTTCAGGCTCTTCTTTAAGTTGTTCGGTGTTGTAAATCAAGCCTGTGGTTCCCCAACTCAAAGGCACGCTGTAGCGGTTTCCTGGGTCATAAACAG includes:
- a CDS encoding spermidine/putrescine ABC transporter substrate-binding protein, whose amino-acid sequence is MPPTNLPISRIFPANSTRRQFLKNSAATISGLALSSCGWRLADVQSAPPVKGSADQLFIYTWAGYTDEALLDRFAEKTGIRVVADVFSSNEEMLARVQAGGARAYSIIYPSDYMVVQMTELGLLSPLDHSILGGLDRLRKQFQNPVYDPGNRYSVPLSWGTTGLIYNTEQLKEEPEDWEYLWQHKQELAKRMTLASDVREVMGAALRMLGYSLNSTNQEQVKQAYEKLVELKPAIASFTTDAWRPQMLTGDLKVAMCYSSDANEVISDNDKLKYVVPKSGSSLWTDTLVIPKGSPNPEAAYKWINFMLQPDVAASLVERLSFSTPSEDAFSLLPPEVRENDILFPSEAVLKKCEGVAPVGKFMEVYDRYWTQLTSG
- a CDS encoding ABC transporter permease, with the translated sequence MAVSTRTPPPIPPNSPLKAETVSPWSAWTGPLTLLGPSGLLLLLLLVIPTLVIFQLSLVPNIKPGDLVNPSGIGNYLRVFEPLNLQVMGRSLFFATGTTILCLLLGFPVAYWIALNVSKKWRNLTLLGFVLPLWTSSLLRSYAWITILRPTGVLNSLLALVGIPPLELLNQSSAVLIGMAYSYLPYIVTILYASLEKLDRRLLEASQDLGANPVETFWKVTVPQTMPGIAAGSLLVFISSLGDFVDPELLGGASSMTAARLIYNQFLGATQNWGLGSALSMVLIFAVSIGIALLLKYGDRNAI